ATTTCGGACGATCGATTTCAGGTCGTCACGTCACCACGGCATCGAGCCTGAGCCGCTCGCAGGACGGGAGATAAGCGGATCCGGGGCCTGCGCTCGTCATCACGCCGAAGACCAGCTCGTCTGAGGAAACCTGGAGCACTCGGGGCCATGTAGGAGGCTCGAAGCGGGGCAGAGTCCCCCATCTCTTGTACTTGAGACAAGTGGACGGCCCCGATCACCGGCCACCTGTTGCGAGGCGCCTGCCGGAGCCGCTTGAGAGTCGGAGAGAACGCGGCCATCAGCAGCGAGTCTAGGTCGGGTCTCGGATGAGCTCGTGGATGTCCATTGACAGACGTACCAAAAACCTGTTCCCCTGATATTTCCCGAAACGGCGTTTCTGACGCGCGGAGGTGATCGATGGCGCGAATCTCGACGAGCTGTCCGGCGCATCCGAGGAGTTCCTCCCTGAGCGACTCCGGAAGGTCGGGGGCGTCGAGCTGAAGAGCAGCACGCAGGACCTGATCGGACAGCCGTCCCACGACACCGGGGAGCCCCCTCGCGTGACTCCCGGCAAGAACCTCTGGCACGCCGGCGAAGCCAGACGGGCGCCCGCCGATCGACTGGGTGATGAAGGCCGAAGGGTGAGTCCCCCACGAGATCCGCGGGGCCAGCAGCACTTCCCGACGACGCCCTCCCCGGAGGCCGCCGCAGCGCTCGAGCGTCCTGAATCTCCCGTGACCTCGACGCCGACGACCGCGAGCCCCCGCCAGGTCACCGGCCAATACCACCAGACGCTGAAGGAGAGCCCCGAGGCCCCCGGGTATCTCGGAGAAGCGGGCCCCGTCCATCCTGGAGGTCACACCGCTTCGGCTCGCCAGCGCATCGCACGCTCGGCTACTCCCCGCCATGAACCAAGAGATCCAGGGCCCCAGAAGGGCATCTCCGAGACGGCCACGAACACCTTCGGAATCGCCTGTCATCCCGATCCGGGCGAAGGGGGCGAGGTCCCCGCGCCTACGGCCGAAGATCACGCCGACGCACACCCGGGCCGGCACGCCGCCGCACCTCTACCTCCCGGCCCCACCCGCGCGTCTTCAACTCAGCCCCGTCCCGAAGGAAGTCATCCTCCGCGAGGCGCCGATCGATTTCTCCCACCTTCAGTGCGCCATTTCCGCAACGTCACGGCCGCGCATGGCGTCGAGGAAACCTGAAGGTCCAGCCGGCGGAAAGGCTCGGCCCCCCGCGAACGGTTGTCTGATGGGGAACGGAAGTGCCGGAGAGCGTCACGACGACAACCGCCACGACGCTAAGGCGCATTGCTGCCGCGGCGCGCTCGCGCCAGCCGAGGCGGCTGCTGCGCCCCGCCCCGGGCCCTTCCCCCGCCCCCCGTCCTCGTCGTAACACGTACGACCCAGGCCCCTTTAGCAGCTAAAGAAAAGAACCAGGGCGATGCCTCGCAGACGACCCCGAACTCGACTGAAGTCGTCGTCCTCTCGGCGATATCGCCGCTACCGCCCCGCGGCCTGAAGAAGAACTCCCGCCTGGGGCGTCCTGAAGCTCAACGTCCCTTCGTCACCTCGCGAAGGGCCTCTGAGGCCGAGGCCCTCTTCGCGCCCCTGCCACCTCCCGTTCTTCGTCGACACCCCTGACGGCCCGCCAGCGCGCCGCCTTCGAGAAGCAGGCCGCGCACGAGCTGGGCCCGATCGAAGAGACGATCAAGGCGACCTCGGCCAGCTCCTGCGCCGTGCCGAGAGCTTCAGCAGGAGAGATCCGCAAGACTGAGTTTGTATGGAGAAGGCCGTCCCTCCTCTCCGAAGATGAAACGGCCGAAGCCTCGGCTTCCCCGCGACCCCACCCCGCCCGTATCCTCGATGACTTGAGACCGCGGTCTCAGTCGGGGAGGACACGAACAATCACGGCCTAAATTTCGCGGCCGTCTCGAGAAAGCCGGGGATTGCCGCTGGCCGTCATCTCCAGTCCAGCTCGGCCGCCGGGGCAAGTCAGCCCTCATGGAGGCCGTCCTCGGCTTCTGTCCCGGAGGAGGAGCGCGAAATACTGGCCCTCACGGGCCAGTCGCCTTCTACTTTCGGCGAGGGCAAGAGCCAGTGCGGTACAAGATCCTGGCCATCGCCGAGGAGGAAGGCGCGGAGAAGGCGGGCTACGCCTGGAAGCTCCTCCAGTCGCGGAGGGCGAGCTCTCCATCGCCTCCACCGGCAAGGACCCGCAGTGACGCCTCGTCACGCAGGAGTACCGCGTCGAAGGCCGGTGATGATCTTCCCGACGACGACGGCCATCGAGAGATCGACGAGGAGCTCCTCAACCGCCGCCTCGTCCTGACCGTCGACGAGAGCCGGGAGCAGACGAGGCGCATCCACGAGCTGCAGCGGCGGGCCCGACGCTCGACGGGTATCCTCCCTTTTGGTTCACGCCGGAAGCCCAAGGCGCTGAAGGTCCACCGCAACGCCCAGCGGCTCCTGCGCCCGCTCCTCTCCACAACCCCTTCGCCGCGCGCCTCACCTTCCTCGACGAGAAGACGCCGATGCGGCGCGACCACGTCAAGTACCTCAAGCTCATCGAGGCCATCGCCCTTCTCTTTCAGTACCAGCGGGAGGTGAAGAGCCTGACCGTCGACGGCGAGGTCGTCGAGTACGTCGAAGCGACCCTTTCCGACGTCGCTCTCGCCAACCGTCTCGCCTCGGAGGTCCTCGGCCGGAGCCTGGACGAGCTGCCGCCGCAGACGCGGCGGCTTCTCGTCCACCCCGACGACCTGGTCACGTCCGTCTGCGAGAAGCAGTGCGTCACGCGGGAGGACCTGCGCTTCTCGCGCCGGGGCGTGAGGATCGCGACGGGCTGGGGCGACACGCAGCTGCGGATCCACCTCGACCGGCTCGCGGTGCTCGAGCACATCCTCGTCCACCGTGGCGGCCGAGGCCAGAGCTTCGCCTACGAGCTCCTCTGGCGCGGCGAAGGGAAGGACGGCCGGCCCTTCCTCCTGGGCCTCCTCGACACCGCTTCCTCGTCGATCCCATCGACGAGGAAGCGTGTCCCGCGACTACGACTGGAACCTCGCGGGGGGAAGAGGGCCACCTCGCGGGCGGATCGCGGGGTGAGGAAGAAGAGCCGGACCCCGCTCCCCATGGGCACTTGAACGGCTTCTCGCACGAAGAGGCCGAAACTCCGCTCCTCGGAGCCACGCTCGGAATCCCGTCGTACCCACTGCCCGAGCCCAAGCTGGTCCTGCGCCGCCCAGCGGGCCGGCTGTAGGAGCAGGGCCGTGACGAGCCCGGCCCGACGACGTGCGGCGGCCCGGAGAAAGCGAGTCTTCGCCTTCCGCGACACGACCGACTCGCGCGGCTTCGTCGTCCTCCTCAAGGCACATCTCGAGCACATGAAGGTCAGGGGCTACTCGCCGAGGACGGTCCTGTCGGCCGAGTGGTCCGTCTCGGACTTCGCCGTCTGGTGCCAGGAGCGGGGCGTGATGAAGCCTCGCGACGTCACGAAGCCGATGCTCGAGCGCTACCAGCGGACGCTCTTATACACGGAGAAGCCCGACGGCAGCCCGCTGACGCTCTCGACGCAGCACCACCGGCTGAGCTTCATCAAGCAGTACTTCAAGTGGCTCGCGCGCGAGAACCACCTCCGCTCGAATCCCGCCTCCGAGCTCGAGCTGCCGAAGGTGGAGAAGCGGCTCCGAAGCACGTCCTGACGGCGACCGAAGCCGAGGCGATCCTGGCCCAGCCCGACATCCGGAAGCCGCAGGGCCTGAGAGACCGGGCGATTCTCGAGACCTTCTACTCGACGGGGATCCGGCGCACCGAGCTGTCGGGTCTGAAGGTCCACGACGTCGACACCGAACGCGGCACGATCACCGTCCGCCAGGGCAAGGGCCGGCGGGATCGGGTCGTCCCGGTGGGGGAGCGGGCCGGGGCGTGGATCGCGAAGTACATCCGCGAGGCCCGGCCCGACTTCGTGATCGAGCCGGACCACGGGTACCTCTTCCTCGCGGCCGAAGGGGAGCCGATCGCGCCGAAGACGCTCAGCCTGTACGTGAGCCGGTACGTGAAGGCGTCCGGTGTCGCGCGCACCGGGTCCTGCCACCTCTTCCGGCACGCTATGGCGACGCTGATGCTCGAGAACGGGGCGGACGTGCGGATGATCCAGGCCATCCTGGGCCACGTGAAGCTGACGACGACGGAGATCTACACCCATGTGGCCATCACGAAGCTCAAGGAGATCCACACGGCCACCCACCCGGCGGCCCGGCTCCTGCCGGGTGGGGCTGGGAGCGGCGGAGGCAGCGCAGAGTGAGCCTGCCTCCGCGAGGCACGTATGTGTACACACCTGTTGACACATATCCACCGACAGGAGCAGGATGGAAGCGGAGACAAGGCCATGAAGACCGTCACCGTCCGCGAACTCCGGAACCAGACCAGCGAAATCCTCAATGGTGCCGAGAACGTCCTCGTCACCAGCCACAGCCACCCCACCGCCCTGATCGTCCCCCTGAAGGACCCAAAGAACGTCCCTCTGGAGATGAGGCGGCAGCTCTACCTGACGCTCTCGGCCCAGCTCGCCGAGCAGCTGCAGGCCAAGGGAATCACGGAGGACGAGGCTCAGCGTGGTTTCGAAGACTTTAGAAGCGTCGTCGCGGACGCTAACGTCCTGCTCTCGGCCTCTCTCGGGCACGCCGCGCGCAAGGTCTTCGAGAAGGCCCGGGTCTTTCACGTCATCACGACCGACGTCGCGGCCGGCGAGGTCCGGGAATACCTTCCTGTCCTCGCCGCCAAGGCTGGCCTGGACCGTGCGCCGATCATCCGGGTCTTCGACGCGCTGCCGATCGAGATCGTGCCCGAGATCGGCTACCGGACACGGCTGAAGGATGCCGCGAGCCTCATCGGCAAGCGTGATCCCAACGACACCACGGTCCTGGCCTCGCCCTGAAGCGGGGGCTGCCGGTCTGGTCGAACGACGACGACTTCGACGACGCCGGCGTCCTCGTCTTCACGACCGCGGAGCTGCTCAAGGTCCTCGGCTTCTCCTCCGCCCGGCACCGCTAGACTCCTCTCCGATGGCCGGACCGCGAGCGGAGGCGATCGGGCGAGGGCGCCTCGCGGCGCTCGTGCTGCTCCTTCCCTTAGCTGCTCTTCCGGCTTTCCGCGCCGAGGCCTCGCGTACCGGCGTGTGGGAGTCGAACCCACCCGCCTCCTTCTCTGCCGCGAGAACCGAAGCGGCCTCGGCGCTCGCTTCGCTCGCGCCGGCTGCCGTCGCTGACATCGAAGCCGCTGAGCCCGCGCGCTTCGACCTCGGCGACGTCATCCTCGCCGAGCGCGAACTCGAGCACGGAGAACACTTCAACCTCGGTCCTCTGACGCTCGTCGACCTCAACCTTCTGCGAGGTCCACCGCCGAGTTATCCAGAAACTCGCGTCGGGGGTTTCGAGCTACTGCCGCCCTTCCGTGTCGGGGCATCGCCGTCGCTAAGCCTCTGGTCGCGTCGGGCTTGCGGCTCGATTAGCTGCGGGCTCGTGTCGGATAGCCCCGAAGACCCGTGGGGGCTGTGCGCCTTCGGACTGCCGTGCCCGGCGGTCGGCACAGAGACCGCAGATGCTCTCGATGCGGCCGCCGCAGCGCAAGCGGCTCGAATGAGTAGCGGTTTGCCGTCAGATTCGCCTCTCAGAACTGGCAACGACGCAGCGATGAGACTGTTGATGTCGGGAGTCTCGGGTTCGCTTCGGCTTGGGGAAGGCACCGGACGCCTCGGACATGGCACCTACGTCGCCCTGACGAACCCGGAAGGTAGGCTGCCGGTCGGCACCTCGGCACAGGAAGCGATCAACGAAGCGATGGGGGATGTCGCTGGCGCGGCCGGAGACCTCGCAGCGCTGATGCCGGCGCTTCGGTCGTCGGGCCGGGGGCTAAGAACTCTCGCAGGGCTTGGAGAAGGTGCATCGGAACGTGCGGCGCCCTCGGTGTTCTCGCATGACGCCATTGAATTCGGCGACGTCCTCCCTGGCGGCCTGATAGCGGGTGAAGGTCCCGGAGCGCGATTCGTTGGTGAGCGGCTACCTCTTAGGGTTGGGGAGGCGGGCGCATTCGAGGACCTCGCCGGGCGGGCCGTTGTCGGCGATGGTCTGACCCCGCATCACATGCCACAGGCCGCAGCTAAATTCACGAGTAGAGGCAAGGGGGCCGCGATCGTGATGCCTGCCACCGAGCATGAGATGACGAGAACATTTCGTGCGCGAGGCCTTGCTGTACGTCGGGGAGAGACGAAGGAGGCGTTTAGGATCGTCCTGGGGCGCGATCTCAAGGACGTCCGACGAGTAGGGGCGAAGGTGGGCGAACCGGGCAAGTACGATCAGGGGGTAAAGGACGTTCTCCGCTACTACCGTGAGACATACCCTGAGCTTCTAAGTAGGCCGCCGAAATGAGTGAAGGCAATGAGCGTGACCGCTTGCTGGCCGAGCTGGTCCGACTGAGTCCCATGCCCCCGGATGAAGACCTCACACCGGAACTCCTTGAGGACTACGGCCGAATCGTGGACGCCCTCGCAAACTGTGCGGACGAGACCTGTATTCGCCCGCTGATCGACTCTCTGGGATACGGCGACGGCTATGAATCCTACTGGCCCGTAATCCATCTTCTTGAACGTCTCCCTCGCGCGCGACTCCGGGAGGAGCTCTACCTGGGGCTTCGGTCAAGGAATGCCGGCTCTCGAATGTGGGCGGCCTACATGCTCGGCAGGCAACGCCAACGCGAGGACTCGGAAGTCCTACGTGGTCTGCTCAACGATCCGATGGAAGGGGTCAGAGAGCATGTGGCCCTTGCACTGAAGATGCTCGCCGAATCCTGACTGCGAGACGGCTCTCTGCGAAGAGCACGCGGAGGACGAGCACCGCACGGCGCCTGCGGGCGCCGTGGAGGGGAGCCGCCCCCGGCGGCTCCGGCGCGCGGGGCGAGGACGGTGCGGGCGCGAGCACGGCGCGCCGGGGGCCCCTCCTCGGACCTCCCTCCGGCACGCGCCGTGCAGCGCCCCGCGGCCCAAAGCTGCTTTGGGCCGCTCCGGCTGAAATGAAGCGCTCCGCTTCGCTTCGCGGGGGCCCCACGCGCCTCCGGGGCATCGCCTCCACTCGCTGACGCTCGCTGTGGCGACGCCCTGCGGCCTAACAGAGTTCGGCCGACACCGCCTAGGCCGAGCGGAGCTTGCTTCGCTCGGTCGCTGAAGGGCCTGGACACGGCGCTCGCGAACGCGCCGCCGCACGCGCCTGCGGTGCTCGCGAGCTGCGCTCCTCGGCTCGACGTCGGCGCGAGCGAGCGCCGCGCCAGGCCATCGAGCAGCGGAGGCGTCGGCTATGCCGACGCGGCGCTGAAGCGCTGGCACTACGAGCGCGAAGACCGGGGCGTGGTCCTCTGCGCTCCTCGCTTCGCTCGGGTGCTCGAGCACCGCGCCCCGTGCGCCCTCGCGCCAGCGCGCCCGGGAGCCGCCGGGAGCGGCGGCTAAGAAATGAAGCCGCGCCGCCCTTCTCGCCGAACGTCTTCTGCATCGGAGGGCTCGTAGGCAGAAGACGTCTGCCACGGAAGCCGTGCAGGCTAACGATTTCTGCCACTTCCTCGGCGACGTCGCGATTGTCGGGAGCTGCTCCTCACCGAGGAGATGCCGCTGCATCTCCTCGTAGCAGAGACGGGGCCGAAGGGGCGGGCCTTGTCCAGGGCGAGCGCAGCTCGCCGCGAAGCGGCCGAAGGCCCTGGACAAGGTCCGGCCCGAAGGCCACCCGGGTCCCCGTGCGCCCCGGTCCTCGGCCGTCCAGGACCGGCTCTACGAGCCTCGCGCTTCGCGCGTCCTGGACCGCCTGCGGGCCGGAGCGCGGCGTCCCTGATATCGCGGAGCCCTTGCGGTCTCCGCGTCGACGATGTCGCCGCGGACCTCGACGACGACGCCGAAGCTCGAGCTGCTTCCTCCTGTTAGCTGCTGCTCTCGTCGGTCTCCTCGGCCTCCTCGTCGTCGTCGCGGTGGTCGTCTTCGTCGACGTCCGCCCTGGCGGGAGGCTGCGCGCGCGAAGGTGCCCGAACGCGGGCCTCTGGCCCGCGCGAGAGGACCGCAGCGCGGCCTCGCGGCCGCACTGCCAGGGCATGGAGCGCCGCGCCGAGAGGCCTCGAGTGGGGCAATTTCTTTTTCGGCGGGCTTCGTCGAACCTCTCTTTCAGATCGTCCCGAGGCGACCGTGAGGCGCAAGGCGAAGGGCACGCGCATCACGGTCGATCCCCGACTCATGGGCGGGAAACCCTGCATCCGAGGGATGCGCGTGACAGTGGCGACGATCGCGGGCCATCTCGCCAGCGGGTACTCCGAGGCCGAGGCGCTGGAGTTCTGTCCACGCCTCGACGCCAAGGGCATCCGGGCCGTCGAGCAGTGGGCCGTGGGATACCGAGGAAAGGGCCAGAGAGCGGCCGTCCGCGGAGGTCGTGGTCGTGAGTGATCCGATGCTCGTCCTCCGTCTGACGGCCGGGGAGCTCTACGACCCGGAGGAAGCGCTCGACGTCTTCTGCGATGAGCGACTCGACTCGTGCTGGAAGTGGCTGAAGGTCGGGTCCCGATTCGAGGCGGCGCTTGCGTTGCGGGACTTCCTCCGTGTTCGGCGCCTGTTCCGGACGATCGGGAGGCGGGCGTTGCGGGAAGCGGAGGGATGAGGAGACCGACCACTGGGCCGAGCCGGCCGCGTGGGCACGCGGTGCCCCTGCGCGACGGCGAGGCGCGCGTGGACGTCGAGCCGGCGCTCTGGAGCGACGAAAGGCGGGACGGCGGGCTGCTCCGCTGCACCCTGCGCGTGAACGGTGTCCCGATGCATCTCGAGGCCGTGGCCGTCCGGGTGGGCCACGCCGGGGTGATGGTGGCCGAGGTGCCGGAGGACGAGGAGCGCCTGACGGCGCTCGACGGTATGTACTCGGCGCGATGGACGACGACGTCGATCGTTACTCCGGGCCGGCGAAGGGCGCGGCAGTACGTCCTGTTCGCGGTTCCGTTTGGAGACTGACGGTGCGCCGGCGGAAAACCGAGGTCATGCGCTGGATGGACGAGCAGCTGCGCGCTGACCCCCGGCTGGCAAGAGCCGTCGAGGAAAGGCTCGAGGAGATGCGCCGGGAGGCGGATGCGTTCGAAGCGCGGACCAGGGCCTCGACGGTGATGGGAGATCGGGGGAAAGGGCATGAACGAAGCGATTCCGGCCGCGACCTGGGTCGCGGCCGCCCTGAAGCTGCCCGCGGAGACGTGGGAGCTCCTCTTCGAGCTGCTTCTGCAGGACCTCCCGGCCGAAAACGATCCGGAGATCGAGGCGGCGTGGCTGGCGGAGGTCGAGCGAAGGATGAGGGAGACCGACCCGTCCCGGCTCATACCGGCGGACGAGGTCTTCGCGAGAGTTCGCGCGACCCTGAGAAGACCGCCACCGCCCCAGCCGCCCGTGGAGGTCGACGCCCTCGTCCTGCCCGTGCGCGACGTGATTGACGCCTGTCAGGCATTGCCGGCCGACGAGCGACTGCGGCTTGCAGGGAGCTACCTGCGCCGGGAGCGGGCGTCAGGCACGTCGCAGCATCCCAAGGTCTGGCTCGAGGACTCCGCCCGCTGGCTCGCAGCGGCTCGGGCCGCGCGGCGCGCCGGCGTGTAGAGGAATGAAGAGATGGGGATGTTCGACGTGTACGAGCCGGAGCCTGAGCTGACCTGCCCTTCCTGCTCGACACTGCTCCGAGACTGGCACGGGAAGGAGGGGCCTCGGCTCTGCCTCGTCTTCCGCCAGGGTGAGCCGGACGCGGTCGGAACGGCGCTCGACGGCCCGCCCGAGTATCGGAAGCTGTGCGGAGAACCGATCCGCCTTCCCCCGGCGTTCCGGATCTACAGCCACGACTGCCCGCGCCACCGTCCGATCTACGCGCTGTGCGGGAGCGAAGAGGGCGTCTGGAAGCGGATCGAAATCATCCCGCCGGACGACGACGTCGGGTGACGTCGAGGAACTCCTCGGCGAGGCGTTCGCGATAGGAAGTGTCGAGGCCTTCTGCGATCCGCTCGAAGTGGACGTAGTGGAAAAGTCGATCGCTTCGGAACCCGACGAGCACCTCGGCGAAATCGAAGTCCCTCTCCTCCCAGCCCTCCCGGAGCCAGCTGTCCCAGCCGGACTCGAGGTTGGTCCGCACCATCTCGGCGCTGATCGAGACTCGAATAGGTGCGCCCTCCCTCAGCGGCGGGGCGCGCGCGAGAGGAAATCGCCGAGAGGGACGGCCTCGACGCCGGAGCCGAGCGGGAACGCCGAGGCGATCGGCGCGACGACCCAGGCCTCGTCGATCCGGAGGTCCTCGAGAGCGGACCAGAAGCCGCGGGTCACCGTCGGAGCGGACGACGCC
This portion of the Holophagales bacterium genome encodes:
- a CDS encoding phage integrase N-terminal SAM-like domain-containing protein encodes the protein MTSPARRRAAARRKRVFAFRDTTDSRGFVVLLKAHLEHMKVRGYSPRTVLSAEWSVSDFAVWCQERGVMKPRDVTKPMLERYQRTLLYTEKPDGSPLTLSTQHHRLSFIKQYFKWLARENHLRSNPASELELPKVEKRLRSTS
- a CDS encoding tyrosine-type recombinase/integrase, translating into MARAREPPPLESRLRARAAEGGEAAPKHVLTATEAEAILAQPDIRKPQGLRDRAILETFYSTGIRRTELSGLKVHDVDTERGTITVRQGKGRRDRVVPVGERAGAWIAKYIREARPDFVIEPDHGYLFLAAEGEPIAPKTLSLYVSRYVKASGVARTGSCHLFRHAMATLMLENGADVRMIQAILGHVKLTTTEIYTHVAITKLKEIHTATHPAARLLPGGAGSGGGSAE
- a CDS encoding type II toxin-antitoxin system prevent-host-death family antitoxin; amino-acid sequence: MKTVTVRELRNQTSEILNGAENVLVTSHSHPTALIVPLKDPKNVPLEMRRQLYLTLSAQLAEQLQAKGITEDEAQRGFEDFRSVVADANVLLSASLGHAARKVFEKARVFHVITTDVAAGEVREYLPVLAAKAGLDRAPIIRVFDALPIEIVPEIGYRTRLKDAASLIGKRDPNDTTVLASP
- a CDS encoding DUF433 domain-containing protein, giving the protein MGGKPCIRGMRVTVATIAGHLASGYSEAEALEFCPRLDAKGIRAVEQWAVGYRGKGQRAAVRGGRGRE
- a CDS encoding addiction module protein; the encoded protein is MNEAIPAATWVAAALKLPAETWELLFELLLQDLPAENDPEIEAAWLAEVERRMRETDPSRLIPADEVFARVRATLRRPPPPQPPVEVDALVLPVRDVIDACQALPADERLRLAGSYLRRERASGTSQHPKVWLEDSARWLAAARAARRAGV